In one window of Paraburkholderia phymatum STM815 DNA:
- a CDS encoding ATP synthase subunit I has product MAVKASNQTPQQRHDEHRENRNGSQAPDGQRETHDDAWDVEQQDNNIVPLTRAEAEKLFGPNVSRPSRVTPVKVVIAQMVLSLGATLLWWLFYKPPGDAALSAFLGGAICWVPSALFAARLKKLSGAETVMSWMIGEALKMGTTIAMFIAIAFWYHDVRWIPLLVTYLIALKTYWIALAWR; this is encoded by the coding sequence ATGGCGGTTAAAGCGTCGAACCAAACGCCGCAACAGCGGCACGACGAACACCGCGAAAATCGCAACGGTTCGCAGGCACCCGACGGTCAGCGCGAAACGCACGACGACGCATGGGATGTCGAGCAGCAAGATAACAATATCGTTCCGCTCACGCGGGCTGAAGCCGAAAAGCTCTTTGGCCCGAATGTGAGTCGTCCATCGCGCGTTACACCGGTGAAGGTCGTAATTGCGCAAATGGTTTTGTCCCTGGGTGCGACGCTGTTGTGGTGGCTGTTCTACAAGCCGCCGGGCGACGCTGCGCTGTCCGCCTTCCTGGGAGGAGCGATTTGCTGGGTGCCGAGCGCATTGTTCGCGGCACGTCTTAAGAAGTTGAGCGGCGCCGAAACGGTAATGAGCTGGATGATCGGTGAAGCGCTCAAGATGGGGACAACGATTGCGATGTTCATTGCCATCGCATTCTGGTATCACGACGTACGGTGGATTCCGTTGCTCGTCACCTACCTCATCGCTCTCAAGACGTACTGGATCGCGCTCGCCTGGCGGTGA
- the atpB gene encoding F0F1 ATP synthase subunit A translates to MAASEGTRALDPSEYIAHHLQNFSTAHQTSIFDIHVWNLDTLFWSIVCGLVTILVLRLAARKATSGVPGRFQCAIEMLVEMVEDQSKSMIHGNRAFIAPLALTVFVWVALMNSLDFLPVDLPGRVIDLLGLSGVISHHRIVPTADLNGTIGIALGVFVLMIYYNFKIKGAGGFVHELLSAPFGSHPLLWIPNLALNIIEFVAKTVSLGMRLFGNMYAGELLFLLIALLGSIWNFGADTTVLGFIGHVIAGSVWAIFHILIVLLQAFIFMMLTLVYIGQAHDAH, encoded by the coding sequence ATGGCAGCTAGCGAAGGAACGCGCGCTCTGGATCCGTCCGAGTACATTGCGCACCACTTGCAGAATTTTTCCACCGCTCATCAGACGTCGATCTTCGACATCCACGTCTGGAATCTCGATACGCTCTTCTGGTCGATCGTATGCGGTCTCGTCACCATCCTGGTTCTGCGTCTCGCCGCACGTAAGGCGACGTCCGGCGTGCCGGGCCGTTTCCAGTGCGCGATCGAAATGCTGGTCGAAATGGTTGAGGATCAATCGAAGTCGATGATCCACGGCAATCGCGCATTCATCGCACCGCTCGCGCTGACCGTGTTTGTCTGGGTCGCGCTGATGAACTCGCTCGACTTTCTCCCCGTCGACCTGCCGGGCCGCGTGATCGACCTGCTCGGTCTGTCGGGCGTCATCTCGCACCACCGTATCGTTCCGACGGCCGACCTCAACGGCACGATCGGGATTGCGCTCGGCGTGTTCGTACTGATGATTTACTACAACTTCAAGATCAAGGGCGCTGGCGGCTTTGTGCACGAACTGCTGTCCGCTCCGTTCGGCTCGCATCCGCTGCTGTGGATCCCGAACCTTGCACTGAACATCATCGAGTTCGTCGCGAAGACGGTCTCCCTCGGCATGCGGCTGTTCGGCAACATGTACGCGGGCGAGCTGTTGTTCCTGCTGATTGCCCTGCTCGGCAGCATCTGGAACTTCGGTGCGGACACGACGGTGCTTGGCTTCATCGGCCACGTGATCGCAGGCAGCGTGTGGGCAATCTTCCACATCCTGATCGTTCTGCTGCAGGCGTTCATTTTCATGATGCTGACGCTGGTGTACATCGGCCAGGCACACGACGCTCACTAA
- a CDS encoding F0F1 ATP synthase subunit B, translating into MNLNATLFAQMVVFLILAWFTMKFVWPPLINALDERSKKIADGLSAAEKGKLELEAAHKRVDQELSQARNEGQQRIADAEKRAVAVADEIKAQAQAEAARIIAQAKADADQQIVKAREALRGEVAALAVKGAEQILKREVDQAAHADLLNQLKAEL; encoded by the coding sequence GTGAATCTCAACGCAACCCTGTTTGCGCAAATGGTCGTGTTCCTGATCCTCGCGTGGTTCACGATGAAGTTCGTGTGGCCGCCGCTGATCAATGCCCTCGACGAGCGCTCGAAGAAGATCGCCGACGGTCTTTCGGCCGCTGAAAAGGGCAAGCTGGAACTCGAAGCCGCGCACAAGCGCGTCGACCAGGAACTCTCCCAGGCACGCAACGAAGGTCAGCAGCGCATTGCTGACGCTGAAAAGCGTGCAGTCGCGGTCGCCGACGAAATCAAGGCACAGGCTCAGGCTGAAGCAGCGCGCATCATCGCTCAGGCAAAGGCCGACGCCGACCAGCAGATCGTAAAGGCGCGCGAAGCGCTGCGTGGCGAAGTCGCCGCGCTCGCCGTGAAGGGTGCCGAACAGATCCTGAAGCGCGAAGTCGACCAGGCGGCTCACGCCGACCTGCTGAATCAACTCAAAGCCGAGCTCTGA
- a CDS encoding SLC13 family permease, with protein MPAAERVLKTNRNLLSAIIHYVATEPVLTVLVVALIALQVFHPRPFASLPALVDWQTVMTLAGLLILTKAVEYSGFLMWLAHRVVHRIRSQRALAYLLIALAAALSTVLTNDVALFVVVPLALSLNELTPLPLKRLVIFIAIAVNAGSILTPLGNPQNLFLWQTSGVSFGGFVLALAPLCVVLMAMLYAVATVSFKRIPLDLSKDTEPHPVDRPLLGVAVLLFTAFVLLADAHRAGIGLIGVALGFVFWRPRIVLKIDWLLLLIFVFMFVVLRSVAALPWVHGAIGQLHLVTPLRAYAAGAVLSQFISNVPAAIMLAEFSKDWRALAFGVSVGGFGFAIGSLANLIAMRLSGERGMWAQFHLFSIPFWVVSGLAGAWLLLHF; from the coding sequence TGCTGACCGTGCTCGTCGTTGCACTAATCGCGCTGCAGGTTTTTCATCCGCGCCCATTCGCATCTCTGCCTGCGCTGGTTGACTGGCAGACAGTCATGACGCTCGCCGGGCTTCTGATTCTGACGAAGGCTGTCGAATATTCAGGATTCCTGATGTGGCTTGCGCATCGAGTCGTCCATCGTATTCGGTCGCAGCGGGCGCTGGCCTATTTGCTCATCGCGCTCGCCGCTGCGCTGTCGACGGTGCTGACCAACGATGTTGCGTTGTTCGTCGTCGTGCCGCTTGCGTTGTCGCTGAACGAGTTGACGCCCCTGCCGCTTAAGCGGCTCGTCATTTTCATCGCAATTGCCGTCAATGCCGGCTCGATCCTCACGCCGTTAGGCAATCCGCAGAATCTGTTTCTCTGGCAGACGAGCGGCGTGTCATTTGGCGGATTCGTGCTCGCGCTCGCGCCGTTGTGTGTTGTGTTGATGGCGATGCTGTACGCGGTGGCGACGGTGTCGTTCAAGCGCATTCCGCTGGATCTGTCGAAGGATACCGAACCGCATCCTGTCGATCGGCCGTTGCTGGGTGTTGCAGTCCTGCTGTTCACAGCATTTGTCCTGCTCGCTGATGCTCACCGCGCGGGCATTGGGCTGATTGGCGTCGCTCTCGGATTCGTTTTTTGGCGCCCGCGAATTGTTCTGAAGATCGACTGGCTTCTGCTGCTGATCTTCGTGTTCATGTTCGTCGTGTTAAGAAGTGTCGCGGCGTTGCCGTGGGTGCACGGCGCAATCGGACAGTTGCACCTCGTGACGCCACTGCGCGCCTATGCTGCGGGCGCAGTGCTATCGCAGTTCATCAGTAATGTTCCCGCAGCCATCATGCTGGCCGAGTTCTCCAAAGACTGGCGAGCACTAGCCTTCGGCGTCAGCGTCGGCGGATTCGGATTCGCGATCGGTTCGCTCGCGAACCTGATTGCAATGAGGCTTTCAGGAGAGCGCGGCATGTGGGCGCAGTTTCACCTGTTTTCGATCCCGTTTTGGGTCGTCAGCGGCCTCGCCGGCGCGTGGTTGCTGTTGCATTTTTGA
- the atpE gene encoding F0F1 ATP synthase subunit C: MQAFIANIQGLTAIGIGIIIGLGAIGACIGIGLMGGKYIEACARQPELMNPLQTKMFLLAGLIDAAFLIGVGVAMLFAFANPLLSKLAG, translated from the coding sequence ATGCAAGCTTTCATCGCCAACATCCAGGGTCTGACCGCCATCGGTATCGGCATCATCATCGGCCTGGGTGCAATCGGCGCCTGTATCGGTATCGGTCTGATGGGCGGCAAGTACATTGAAGCATGCGCTCGCCAACCGGAACTGATGAACCCGCTGCAAACCAAGATGTTCCTGCTGGCTGGTCTGATCGACGCGGCGTTCCTGATTGGCGTTGGTGTGGCAATGCTGTTTGCGTTCGCGAACCCGCTGCTGTCGAAGCTGGCAGGCTGA